The Qipengyuania aurantiaca genome contains the following window.
AATGACATAGGTCGAACCATACATCACCATGCCCAGGGCGAGCGCCATGATCGCGACGCTGGCGAACTGTCGATTGAACAGGAGCTGCAACTTCAAGACTGGCTTGCGTGCCTTCACCTGTCCGTAAATCAAACAGGCAAAGCCGATAATGGTCACCACCGTTAGCCAGCGAATGAGTGAGGACTCGAACCATTCCTCACGGTGCCCTTCCTCGAGTACAACAGTCAGACCGCCCAGTCCGAGGATCAGCCCGAGAATGCCAGCCCAATCGGCGTCCGTGAGATATTCCCATTTGGGCTTTTCGTGAGGCAGCCCGATAAACAGCAAGAGCAGCAGGATTGCGCAGACTGGCACATTGACGAAAAAGGCATAGTGCCAGCTCAGGTTCTCGGTCAGCCAGCCGCCGATCAATGGCCCCATCACGGGGCCAAGAACCACAGTCATGCCGAACAGGGCCATTCCGATTGGCTGTTGGTGCGGCGGTAATCGTTTAGCCACAATAGTCATTGCGGTCGGAATGAGGACTCCGCCCGTGAATCCCTGACCCGTTCGGCCGATGATCATGGTCGTAAGGTCGGTTGCAATCCCGCATAGCACCGAAAATGCGGTGAACGCGCTAACCGCGATGATGAGGAGGGTTCGCAGACCGAACAGCCGTTCGAGCCAAGCGCTCAGCGGAATGACGACGATTTCAGCAACGAGAAATGACGTAGCAATCCAGGTGCCTTCGGCGCCTGTGGCACCGATCTCGCCCTGAATGACGGGGAGTGCGGAATTGACGATTGATATGTCCAGCGTCGCGAGCATGGCGCCAAGCGCGCCCGCGGCCACAGCGACCCAGGCAGTCACGTCTGCGTTCTTTCGGCCCCCGGCCGGCCCGATCGAAGTGTCCTGCGCTGCCAGTATCTCGGTCATTGAGTCCGACTCGAGATCTCTTCCAATTCGCCGGCAGCATTCCGGGTGTCGACCGTAGCCACTACCGACATGCCGGGAACGAGCAGACGCCGCACTTCAGGGGGAGCATCGATACCGATGCGGACGGGTATCCGTTGAACGATCTTGGTAAAGTTGCCGGTGGCATTTTCGGGGGGGAGGATGGAAAATTCCGCGCCCGTTCCCGGCGATATGCTGACCACTCGTCCCGCGATCTCAAGGTCGGGTAGGGCGTCAACTTCGAGCCTGACGCTTTGGCCGGCCCGGATCAGGCCGACCTGCGTTTCCTTGAAGTTTGCCGTCACGTAGATCGCCCTCACCGGAACCACCGTCATCAAACGTTGACCCGGTTGCACGAACTGGCCCACCCTCACCGAGAGATCGCCGACGCGTCCGGCCTTGCTGGCGCGCAGCAAGGTCGATTCAACCGTAAGGTCGGCTGTTTCCAGCTGAGCGCGAGCAGCGTCCGCCTGCGCCTGGGTCTGGTTGATCTGCTCGAACAGGGTCCCTCGGCGCGCGGTCGCGGCAGCCACCGCCGCCTGCGCGGCGACGAGTTCGGCCCGCGCTTGCCGCGCCTGCGCCTCATACTGGTCTAGCTTTTCCCGCGGTTCGGCTCCTGTCGCGGCAAGGGGCCGATATCGCGCCACCTGGTCGTTCGCGAGGTCCAGTGCTGCGCGCGCGGCGGCGAGTTGGCCCCGCGCCTGGCGAATGGCTGCATCCTGTTCGGCTACCTGAGAACGGATTGTGTCGGCACCGGCCAGGGTCGCAGCGATCTGTGCGCGCGCCTGTTGCGCTTGCGCCTGATAATCCCGCAGATCCAGTTGTACGAGGGCTCCGCCGCGAGCAACCTGCTCGTTCTCCCCCACGAAGACCTCTTCGACGTATCCCGCTACCTTGGAAGAGATAACGACGCTGTCGGCAGCGACATAGGCGTTATCGGTCGTCTGCATGTACTGTCCGTAGGTTACGTGCCGGTAGTACCACCAGATCCCGCCAAGCAGCACGGCAAGACCAACGATGATTAGCACGATGCGCAAGCCACGCCGCGATTGCGGTTTCGTTGGGGTTGTGCCCTCCTGCTCCGGTTGGTTGGAGTTATCGGTCATCTGACTCTTTCGGCAGCCTCAGTAAAAGGTGAACGCGTCTCGCGCCCTATGAGCCGTGAGTCAGATAGTAAAGGCATTTAGCAGTTTGCATTTGGGCATCCGAGGCTATCCGACTACACAGCGCTATGGATGAAAAACCAGATACCATGTCACGGTCTCAGCGTCGGCAGAAGGTCATCACCGATGATGACCGCATTCTCTATCTTATGGACGAGATCAGTCGCGGCGCGCGCAGAGTGTACGATGCGAGGGTCGCCAGGATCGGTCTCAATCAGACACAGTGGAGGATCATCGGACAACTTCTTCGCGATCCTGCCCTTACGCAGGCTGAAATCGCCAAGAAACTGGAACTGGAATCGGCGACCATCGGCCAGGCGGTTGCAGGTCTTTGCGCACGCGGGCTGATGAAAAGGCTTCGAGCTGAGACGGATCGGCGAGCGTGGCAGCTCATCCTCACGGAGCAGCTTGACGATCTGCTGCCCGAACTGAGAGGCTCCGCGGATAGGCTTCATGGTCTGCTTTGGCGCGACATTGCCGCCGACGAGAAGCAAACGTTGCAGCAGATTCTTGCAAGGGTATCGGAAAATCTGGACCAACTCCGGGCCGAGGCTGAGTAAAATCATGGCATCGCCCCCGGAAAAGCCTATCAGCAGCATCGCTCGCGCCGCGGAGATCGGCCAAATCCTAATGAGGCACGGCGCGAAGAATCTCGCCGGAGCCCTCGGATTTATTCCCTCTTCGAGCAATGTCATCGATCCTCGCGAATTTCGTCCGGCTGCAGTTGTGGCGTTCCTCCGTGACATCGGGCCAGTCGGCATAAAGCTGGGGCAACTCCTCGCCACCCGAAGCGATCTGTTTACCGAACACTGGATCACGGCATTCTCAACCCTGCACGATCAGGTGTCGTCAGTGCCCTTCGCAGATATCGAGCCCGTACTTGCTTCAAGCTGGGGTGAGGACTGGCGGAGCGACTTTGCGCAGTTCGACGAAAAGCCTTTGGCCTCTGCCTCCATAGCGCAAACCTATTCCGCCAGACTGCGGGACGGAAGCGAGGTCATCGTGAAGGTTCGGCGGCCAGGCACTGCCGCTCGGATGGAGGCTGATGTGCGCCTCCTTATACGCCTTGCCGGGATCGTGGAAGCACGGTCGCCGGATATCGCGCGTTACCGGCCAGTCGAGTTTCTGCGGACCTTCGGCCGCAATCTTGCCTGGGAGATGGACCTCGCTGCGGAATCCCGAGCCTGCGAGCGGATCGGCGCATATCTCGATACCATCGGCGTCAGGACCCCGGCCATCCATTGGGAACTGACCGGGCTGCGGGTGAACGTTCAGGAACGCCTGTACGGCAGGCCCGCGTCTTCGCTGGGCAGCCCATCGGGCGACCCGCGGGTGGCGGCTTTCGCTAAAAGCTATGCCAACGCTGTCCTGCGGATGATCATTCTAAACGGCGAATTTCACGGCGACCCCCATCCCGGCAATGTTTTCCTGATCGGCGAGCAGGATGTCGGCTTCATCGACTTCGGATCGGTCGGGACGCTCACCAAGGCCAGGCGCGACGAGATCGTCCGCCTCGTGCTTGCGATTGCTGGTGAGGAAACCAGCGATGTCGCGGATGTCCTGCTCGCATGGGCGGGGGAGCCGAAGGTGGATCGCGATGCGCTCGCGGTGGATCTGGATCAGTTGATTGGAGAGTTCAGGGGGACCGTGCTATCTGGCATCGAGTTCTCGCAGATTTTTTCCCGCGTTTTCGATCTGTTGCGGGATTATCGACTGGTTCTGCCACCTGATCTGGCCATTCTTCTGCGTACCTTGTTGACTGCAGAGGGCTTCGTCCGATCGCTGGCACCGGACTACAACATCGCCGAAGAGACCCGGCCGATCATGACGGAGCTTCTCGCCGAGCGGTTCTCGCTCGGCAGCGCTCGGTCGGGTTTGAAGAGACTTCGCGGTCAGCTGCTGGGTTTGTCGGCGTCCTTGCCCGACATACTTGCCACTGCGAACTCGATCGCAAAGTCAGGATATGTGCCGGTTCAGCTCGATCCGCTCAGTATCGAGCAGCTCGCTGGACTTCGCAATGAGCGTCAGTCCTTGAAAGGCCCTCTAGCTGCCGCATTGATCATAGCTAGCGCGTTGCTTGTCGATCAATCCTGGCTTCTGGCTGGCGGCGCGCTTGTGATTGCTGGGGTGGTGCTCATCCGAAAGTCATAATGAAGGAGCAACTTAATTCGTGCACGGTCACGATACGGCAAAGCCGAACTTAACGAGGATTTCATGCGCCTCACTTCAGCGACCAAGACGCATCGCGAAGAAAATTTTTCGACCTATTGCGATTGAAGGCTTATTTTCCTCAATCAGACGAAACTTTGGAACAGCAGCTTTC
Protein-coding sequences here:
- a CDS encoding MDR family MFS transporter, producing MTEILAAQDTSIGPAGGRKNADVTAWVAVAAGALGAMLATLDISIVNSALPVIQGEIGATGAEGTWIATSFLVAEIVVIPLSAWLERLFGLRTLLIIAVSAFTAFSVLCGIATDLTTMIIGRTGQGFTGGVLIPTAMTIVAKRLPPHQQPIGMALFGMTVVLGPVMGPLIGGWLTENLSWHYAFFVNVPVCAILLLLLFIGLPHEKPKWEYLTDADWAGILGLILGLGGLTVVLEEGHREEWFESSLIRWLTVVTIIGFACLIYGQVKARKPVLKLQLLFNRQFASVAIMALALGMVMYGSTYVIPQFLAIISDYNAFQTGLVIFWMGVPAFLLMPVLPLMIRKVDIRIAVGTGMLLMAISCFVSTSLTAESGGAVFTESQLIRGAGMILAMMFLNQATVASVAKEDAGDASGIFNAARNLGGSFALSALASFQDQRIWHHTRRMEETLNANSVSLQTYLDGLARSLGDMERAMAALGGTLQREAFIMTYNDVFLVMGLLTLATVPLVLFLKPLPENVSLSMH
- a CDS encoding HlyD family secretion protein, which encodes MTDNSNQPEQEGTTPTKPQSRRGLRIVLIIVGLAVLLGGIWWYYRHVTYGQYMQTTDNAYVAADSVVISSKVAGYVEEVFVGENEQVARGGALVQLDLRDYQAQAQQARAQIAATLAGADTIRSQVAEQDAAIRQARGQLAAARAALDLANDQVARYRPLAATGAEPREKLDQYEAQARQARAELVAAQAAVAAATARRGTLFEQINQTQAQADAARAQLETADLTVESTLLRASKAGRVGDLSVRVGQFVQPGQRLMTVVPVRAIYVTANFKETQVGLIRAGQSVRLEVDALPDLEIAGRVVSISPGTGAEFSILPPENATGNFTKIVQRIPVRIGIDAPPEVRRLLVPGMSVVATVDTRNAAGELEEISSRTQ
- a CDS encoding MarR family winged helix-turn-helix transcriptional regulator, translated to MDEKPDTMSRSQRRQKVITDDDRILYLMDEISRGARRVYDARVARIGLNQTQWRIIGQLLRDPALTQAEIAKKLELESATIGQAVAGLCARGLMKRLRAETDRRAWQLILTEQLDDLLPELRGSADRLHGLLWRDIAADEKQTLQQILARVSENLDQLRAEAE
- a CDS encoding ABC1 kinase family protein, coding for MASPPEKPISSIARAAEIGQILMRHGAKNLAGALGFIPSSSNVIDPREFRPAAVVAFLRDIGPVGIKLGQLLATRSDLFTEHWITAFSTLHDQVSSVPFADIEPVLASSWGEDWRSDFAQFDEKPLASASIAQTYSARLRDGSEVIVKVRRPGTAARMEADVRLLIRLAGIVEARSPDIARYRPVEFLRTFGRNLAWEMDLAAESRACERIGAYLDTIGVRTPAIHWELTGLRVNVQERLYGRPASSLGSPSGDPRVAAFAKSYANAVLRMIILNGEFHGDPHPGNVFLIGEQDVGFIDFGSVGTLTKARRDEIVRLVLAIAGEETSDVADVLLAWAGEPKVDRDALAVDLDQLIGEFRGTVLSGIEFSQIFSRVFDLLRDYRLVLPPDLAILLRTLLTAEGFVRSLAPDYNIAEETRPIMTELLAERFSLGSARSGLKRLRGQLLGLSASLPDILATANSIAKSGYVPVQLDPLSIEQLAGLRNERQSLKGPLAAALIIASALLVDQSWLLAGGALVIAGVVLIRKS